The following coding sequences are from one Candidatus Deferrimicrobium sp. window:
- the qhpC gene encoding quinohemoprotein amine dehydrogenase subunit gamma, producing the protein MKHLKGVNRKGKKIEKENAELPVVEAQGSIPFMHTCTSVFNPGYEVDWTGSTKQLCTPIETDLFGTTDMYCWWPGQAPDTYNNPDWNADCTRAMKDWMKLKVVKPEW; encoded by the coding sequence ATGAAGCACCTGAAAGGGGTCAACCGCAAGGGGAAGAAGATCGAAAAGGAGAATGCGGAACTCCCCGTCGTGGAGGCGCAGGGGAGCATCCCGTTCATGCACACCTGCACTTCCGTGTTCAACCCGGGGTACGAGGTCGACTGGACCGGTTCCACGAAGCAGCTGTGCACGCCGATCGAGACGGACCTCTTCGGGACCACCGACATGTACTGCTGGTGGCCGGGGCAGGCGCCGGACACCTACAACAACCCGGACTGGAACGCAGACTGCACCCGGGCGATGAAGGACTGGATGAAGCTCAAGGTCGTCAAGCCGGAGTGGTAG
- a CDS encoding radical SAM/SPASM domain-containing protein — MDLVGNIARRPGAGAALLPHFRFTADGETYLYAAESGGVFRLDDGARDALAPLGKDGLGEVTVEADGDVLEDLAKAGILRLGERMGRERFAIAHPPLRLRTLVLILTYSCNLACRYCYEAREEGCASPVQGEGTPGEMSSESLRESVRFLLDHSGNNRKVSIVLFGGEPLLRFSLLRTAVHEARAMATAKGKEVSFSLTTNGTLLTREIAGFLKENGISVCISIDGPREIHDRNRPYASGRGSYEDVTRGIGFLKEDKDGFPAAARVTLGHGAVDVRKTFDHLRGLGFDEVGFAPASAAEESRSALTGQELDRVLDGFRELAAEYTDDVRERRMPAFSNMTQILALIHRGDPMPYPCGAGIGMLAADPSGVLYPCHRLCGVGESMGDPSRGIAAEARTRFLDGARSRSESACDVCWAKNFCAGGCYHDAYLRQGNLFAPSIHYCRWIKELFLLGLQTYVRIQKETPTFLDVMLGERGIA, encoded by the coding sequence GTGGACCTCGTGGGAAACATCGCGCGCAGGCCCGGCGCGGGAGCGGCTCTCCTTCCGCATTTCCGTTTCACGGCGGATGGGGAGACGTATCTCTACGCGGCGGAATCCGGCGGGGTATTCCGGCTGGATGACGGCGCGCGGGATGCGTTGGCCCCTCTCGGCAAGGACGGCTTGGGCGAGGTAACTGTCGAGGCTGACGGGGATGTCCTCGAAGATCTCGCGAAAGCGGGCATCCTCCGGCTTGGGGAGAGAATGGGGCGCGAACGGTTCGCCATCGCGCATCCCCCGCTGCGTCTCCGTACGCTCGTGCTGATATTGACGTACTCCTGCAACCTCGCATGCCGCTACTGCTACGAGGCCCGGGAGGAAGGATGCGCTTCACCCGTGCAGGGGGAAGGAACTCCGGGGGAGATGTCCTCGGAGTCGCTCCGGGAAAGCGTCCGGTTCCTGCTCGACCACTCCGGAAACAATCGGAAAGTGTCCATCGTTCTCTTCGGAGGGGAGCCGCTTCTCCGGTTCTCCCTCCTGCGTACCGCGGTTCACGAGGCCCGCGCGATGGCGACCGCGAAGGGGAAGGAGGTCTCCTTCTCCCTCACCACCAACGGGACCCTTCTGACGCGGGAGATCGCTGGTTTTCTGAAGGAGAACGGGATCTCCGTGTGCATCAGCATCGACGGGCCACGGGAGATCCACGACCGGAACCGTCCGTACGCTTCGGGTAGAGGGTCCTACGAGGATGTGACGCGTGGGATCGGATTCCTGAAGGAGGACAAGGACGGCTTCCCCGCCGCGGCGCGCGTGACCCTCGGGCATGGCGCCGTCGACGTACGGAAGACGTTCGACCACCTGCGTGGGCTCGGCTTCGACGAGGTCGGGTTCGCGCCCGCGAGCGCGGCGGAGGAAAGCCGCTCCGCGCTCACCGGGCAGGAACTCGACCGTGTATTGGACGGGTTCCGGGAACTGGCCGCGGAATACACGGACGACGTGCGGGAGCGCCGCATGCCAGCGTTCTCGAACATGACGCAGATCCTCGCCCTGATTCACCGGGGAGATCCGATGCCGTACCCGTGCGGCGCGGGGATCGGGATGCTGGCCGCCGATCCCTCGGGGGTTCTCTACCCGTGCCATCGCCTCTGCGGCGTCGGGGAATCGATGGGCGACCCGTCCCGCGGGATCGCGGCGGAAGCGCGCACCCGGTTCCTCGACGGGGCGAGGAGTCGCAGCGAATCCGCGTGCGACGTTTGCTGGGCGAAGAACTTCTGCGCGGGAGGGTGCTACCACGACGCGTATCTCCGGCAGGGGAACCTCTTCGCCCCTTCCATCCATTACTGCCGATGGATCAAGGAGCTGTTCCTTCTGGGCCTTCAAACCTATGTCCGCATACAAAAAGAAACGCCGACGTTCCTGGACGTGATGCTCGGCGAAAGGGGGATTGCATGA